A window of Rhinolophus ferrumequinum isolate MPI-CBG mRhiFer1 chromosome X, mRhiFer1_v1.p, whole genome shotgun sequence contains these coding sequences:
- the LOC117026177 gene encoding fatty acid-binding protein 5-like: MALRKMGAMAKPDCAITSDGKHLTIKTESMLKTTQFSCNLGEKFEETTADGRKTQTVCNFVNGALVQHQEWDGKESTITRRVENGKLMVECVMNNVNCTRVYEKVE; this comes from the coding sequence ATGGCTCTGCGGAAAATGGGTGCCATGGCCAAACCAGACTGTGCCATCACCTCTGACGGCAAACACCTCACCATAAAAACTGAGAGCATGTTGAAAACAACGCAGTTTTCATGCAACCTGGGAGAGAAGTTTGAAGAAACTACAGCTGATGGCAGAAAAACTCAGACTGTGTGCAATTTTGTCAATGGTGCACTGGTGCAACATCAGGAATGGGATGGGAAGGAAAGCACAATAACAAGAAGAGTGGAAAATGGGAAACTAATGGTGGAATGCGTCATGAACAATGTCAACTGTACTCGGGTCTATGAAAAAGTAGAGTAA